One stretch of Armigeres subalbatus isolate Guangzhou_Male chromosome 2, GZ_Asu_2, whole genome shotgun sequence DNA includes these proteins:
- the LOC134211869 gene encoding F-box/LRR-repeat protein 14, with protein MMMEEANFMLTEIPGAFISHRPHVIHRFVPYPLHQPHLQPAPIYIHQQPRVISRPKTPPTPPAPEGTHIGHLYPEILAIIFEKLSVKDRGRAAQTCTVWRDVAYSKSCWRGVEATLHLRRPSPSLFTSIVKRGIKKVQVLSVKRPAHIRDVVVGIRNLESLNLSGCYNITDIALGYAFSSDLMNLRTLDLSLCKQVTDSSLGRIAQHLKNVEILELGGCSNITNTGLLLIAWGLKKLKRLNLRSCWHLTDQGIGHLAGMSKETADGTPALEHLGLQDCQRLSDEALRHIAQGLTSLRSINLSFCVSVTDSGLKHLAKMTKLEELNLRACDNISDIGMAYLTEGGSAIVSLDVSFCDKIADPALTHISQGLFHLRSLSLSACQITDEGLARIAKSLHDLETLNIGQCARITDKGLESLAEELINLRAIDLYGCTRLSPIGLNKIYKLPRLSKVNLGLWHVR; from the coding sequence ATGATGATGGAGGAAGCGAATTTTATGCTGACTGAAATCCCTGGCGCATTTATATCTCATCGACCACATGTAATACATCGCTTCGTACCGTATCCGTTGCATCAACCACATTTACAACCCGCACCGATCTACATTCACCAACAGCCGAGGGTGATAAGCAGACCGAAAACGCCTCCCACACCGCCAGCACCGGAAGGAACTCACATTGGACATCTGTATCCGGAGATTCTTGCCATCATATTTGAAAAGCTTAGTGTGAAGGACCGCGGCAGAGCAGCACAAACATGCACCGTGTGGCGCGATGTCGCTTATTCGAAGAGTTGTTGGAGGGGTGTGGAAGCTACCCTTCACCTGCGGCGTCCTTCTCCCAGTTTATTCACATCGATAGTAAAGCGTGGCATTAAAAAGGTGCAAGTGCTTTCGGTTAAACGCCCCGCTCATATAAGAGATGTTGTTGTTGGTATACGAAATCTAGAATCTTTGAATCTTAGTGGATGTTATAATATTACCGATATTGCACTGGGATATGCATTTTCATCGGATCTTATGAATCTACGGACGCTGGACCTATCATTGTGTAAACAAGTTACCGATTCCAGTCTAGGGCGCATTGCGCAACATTTGAAGAACGTAGAAATACTGGAACTCGGCGGTTGCAGTAACATCACTAACACAGGCTTATTGCTGATTGCATGGGGATTAAAAAAACTAAAGCGGCTGAACCTTCGATCGTGCTGGCATCTAACCGATCAAGGTATTGGTCATTTAGCCGGTATGAGCAAGGAAACTGCTGACGGTACACCAGCCTTGGAGCATTTGGGCCTGCAAGATTGCCAGCGCCTGTCTGACGAGGCACTTCGTCACATAGCGCAAGGACTCACATCATTAAGAAGCATCAACCTTAGTTTTTGCGTGTCTGTCACTGACAGTGGTTTGAAACACCTGGCAAAAATGACCAAATTGGAGGAGCTGAACCTGCGAGCATGTGATAACATATCGGACATTGGTATGGCATATCTGACGGAGGGCGGCAGTGCCATCGTTTCATTGGATGTTAGTTTCTGTGATAAGATTGCAGATCCAGCATTGACCCATATTTCGCAAGGGTTGTTTCACCTGCGGTCGTTGAGTCTCAGTGCATGCCAGATAACCGACGAGGGGTTAGCTAGAATTGCCAAATCCTTGCACGATCTGGAAACGCTGAACATTGGGCAATGCGCCCGTATCACCGACAAGGGACTGGAGTCGCTAGCGGAGGAGTTAATCAATTTACGTGCCATCGATCTGTACGGCTGCACTCGACTGTCGCCGATtggattaaataaaatttataaactACCGAGACTGTCTAAAGTTAATTTAGGATTATGGCATGTCAGGTGA